GACGTCTTCACACATTAAAGGATGGATGTTCCATGCCGGTGAATTTTGAAATGTTGGGCCATCTAAGAGAACTTTTTTACAGCTTACAATACTTACCATAACCGGACGAAGAAAATCTTTTACTGATTGTAATTCGTCATCGTTTATTAAGTCTGGAACATTAAAATTAGTACTACTTTCATATCCTTTTTTTGAGCTTTGAGACGGGAACCAAATTTTACCATTTTGAGATAAAACACCACCTGAATTAACAAGGTTTTTCCATTGGCTATCTGTCATTTTACTTCTTTTTACAGGACGCCATGCATCACCGCTGCCATCAATAGTACCATGGCCAGTAATAGCTATATTTTCAACGTTGTTAGCGTTAATTGGTGATATGCACCTAACTGTATTTAAGCCTTCAAAACTTGTTTTAACAATTGGGTAATCATCAAAATCATCACTAAATACAATTAAAGCACCATCTTCCAAATGCAAATTTATATTACTTTTAAATGTAATAGGGCCAGTAAGCCAAATACCTCGTGGCACAATAATTTGACCACCACCTTTAATGGATACATCATTTATAGCCTTTGCAAAGGCGTCTGTATTTTTAACGATTCCACCTGTAATGGCTCCAAAGTCTGTAATACTTACTTGATAATCGGGAAAACTGGTTGTATTTACTTTTGGCATTGAAAATTCGATACCTTCATAAATATTGGTTTCATTAATAGAGATAATATTTTTTTGGGCACTTATAGGTAGTGTAATTGCCAAAATTATCAGTACTAAAAAAGTGTGTAACTGTATATTTTTCATTTGTTTATTTGGTAATTTTAAAGTATTCTACATCGGCATAACCACCACGTTTTGCTTCTTGAGCGCTAACACTAAATAAACCCACTTTGGCACCAATCCATTTTCCTGGCTGTGCTTTAAAAGGTTTACCTATTTTCTTGAATTTTTTCCCGTTTTCTGAATATAAAAATTGACACATAGCATCTGGAGCCGATACTTCAACTTTAAAATAAGCAGAATTTGATTTTAAACGTTTTTCATCATTTATTTTTTCATCAGCACCTTTTATTGCCAAAATAGCTTCAGTTTGTTTAATAAAATAACCTTTATCATCGTGTGAAATACTTAAAGTAGCATAATCCATTCCCATAATAATTAGACCAGCAGTTTTACCACTTTTTGCTTCCTCTGGAACTAAAGTAATTTTAGTTGAAGCTGTAAAGTTTGGTGCAGGAAATTTTTGAAGTAATAAGTTAGGAACCATCCATAGGTTTTCTGAATCTTCAACAGATTTAATTGAGAACAACCTTAAATAATCATTTCCTGGAAGTTTTGCATGCCAAACAACATTAGAATTTGCTTGCCATTGCCATTGCAGTCCAATATTAAAACCATCAAAAACATCTGTTTCAACAGGTGTTTCAATAGGATATGTTTTACCAACATTTGGTTTTTTATGAGACATTACAGGCTCTCCAATACCATTTTTATCAAAATCTTGTCCCATAACTGGCCAGTCATTTTTCCAAGACATAGGTTGTAAGTGAACAATTCGACCATAAGCATCTACATCCTGAAAATGATAAAACCAAGATTCACCATCAGGAGTATCTACCCAAGCACCTTGATGAGGACCATTAATTTTTGTGCTACCTTGTTCTAATACCACTTTTCTTTCGTAAGGACCATAAACGTTTTTAGACCTTAAAATAACTTGCCAACCAGTAGAAACACCACCAGCAGGAGCAAAAATATAGTAATAACCATTTCGTTTGTAAAATTTAGAACCTTCAATAGTATCATCGATATCGTGTCCATCGTATACATGAATGCCGGCATCTATTACTTTAGTGCCTTCTGGATTCATTTTATTAACGGATAATAAACTTTTAACACCAGCGCGACTTCCTGCATAGGCATGTACTAAATAAGCATCACCATTATCATCCCAAAGCGGACAAGTATCTATAAGTCCTTTGCCTTCCATAACTAATATAGGTTTGTCCCATACGCCATAAGGATCTTTTGTTTTTACCATATAAACACCAAAGTCTGGATCGCCCCAAAAAATGTAAATTTCACCTTTATGGTAACGAATAGCGGGAGCCCAAACACCATTACCGTGTTGAGGTATGTTAAAAGTTTCTGCTGGTACTTGTTCTAGTAAAGCATAGTTTATTAATTTCCAGTTTACCATATCTTTAGAATGTAGTATTGGTAATCCTGGAGCGGTATTAAAGCTAGAAGCTGTCATGTAATAGTCGTCTCCAACTCTTACAACATCAGGGTCTGAGTAATCGGCGTGTAAAATTGGATTTTTATAAGTGCCATTGCCTTGATCGCTTACCCAAACATCAGAAACGTAAGGGGGTTGATTTTGAGCAAATGTTAAGGTTGTAAATATTACGAGTGATAATAGGATTTTTATAAATTTCATTTATATCTGTTTTGTTGTGTTAGGAGTAGGAGTGAAAAGTCCATAGCAAAACGCGAGCGAGGATTTGTAATGAAAATCCTGACTCTAGAGGTAATGCCCTAATTCATGTTGTTTTATTTGTTTAATTCCAAGCTAGCCATTATGAAAGGACCAGTTCCTTTAGGATCATTTGATCTTATGGTTTCTCCAATGTAGTATTCATAAGAGCCATCTCTATATGGATTTCCGCCTAATCCTGCTACAGCACAACATTTATTTAGATTAACAACACCGTTTTCTTCAACAGATACTAAATTATTAATAAGTGCCGTGTAGGCTTTATTAGCAACATCTAAATATTTTTTATCTAAGTAACCTTTACGCACACCTTTAGCAAATGCATAAGTGAACATTGATGTTCCTGTAGCTTCTAAATAGTTACCTTCTCTATTGCCTTGATCTAAAACTTGCCACCATAAACCAGACTCATCTTGCACATTGGTTATAGCTTCAGCAAATTGATTTAAGTAAGTAATTATTTTTTCGCGTCCTGGGTGATTTTCTGGTAAAAAGTCTAATACATCTACCATCGCCATTCCATACCAACCCATGCCACGAGACCAGAAGTGTTGTGAATTTCCTGTTTCTTTATTAGCCCATTTTTGTTCTTTGCTTTCATCCCAACCGTGGTAAAGTAAACCTGATTTTTCATCACGACTGTGCTTCTGAATTAAATCGAATTGAAGGACAACGTCGTTATAAATTTTTTGTTTTTGGGCTTCATCTTCAATGTATTCTTTAGCATAACGTGTATGAAAAGGTTCTGCCATATACAAACCATCTAACCACATTTGATAAGGATATCTTTTTTTGTGCCAATACCCTCCATCAGACGTTTTCGGTTGAGATTCTAATTGACTGTTTAAGGTTTCCATTGCTTTTAAGAAACGTTCTTCTTTTGTAATAGGATATAAAAACAATAACACGTCCCCAGACTTAATCATGTCTAGATTTTGGTTTGATAATTTATAAGTTGCTATGGTTCCTGTGCTGTCAATTAGTGTATTGGCATAATCGTAAATATAATCGTAATATTTTTGATTTTTTGTTTGTTCGTAAACTCTTGAACAGGCACTTAGTACTAATCCAGGAGTGTATGTCCAACGTGCTTTTGTTGCAAAATCGAGCTTCGTGGCTTCAGGAAAACGTTCTATTTCTGAAAGCATCATTCTTTCAGACCATTTTAAATTTTCTGGAACTACTTTCTCAATTTTAACTGTTTCTTGAGAATTTTCTTTTTTTGCTTCTTTGCAAGATGTTATTGATAAACCTAATGCAATTGCAAATAGAGTAATGTACTTAGTTGTAGTTTTCATTCTTAAATTAATTAATGGTATTTATATGGTTTCGTTGGATAGTACTAGCTTTTTATGTTTTTAATAAAATTAGCTATGATGTACATCTATAGGTTATTAAAAACCTGATAAAGGGTGACAACAATTAACAGACTTTTAGTTTTATATATTAGTTTATAGCGTTTGATGTTTCTAAATTTTCTAATTTTTTGTTTAAATCTGTTATAAAAGCTTCTTCTGTTTTTATACCATTTGATTCTTGTTCCCAAGCACCTAAAAAGTAATAGGTTAAGGTTTTAGTAGAGGGTTTGAAAATAACTAAATGGTCATCAATACCATCTTTTTGTTCTGCAACTTCGTCCAATTTAT
The nucleotide sequence above comes from Flavobacteriaceae bacterium HL-DH10. Encoded proteins:
- a CDS encoding glycoside hydrolase family 88 protein, with protein sequence MKTTTKYITLFAIALGLSITSCKEAKKENSQETVKIEKVVPENLKWSERMMLSEIERFPEATKLDFATKARWTYTPGLVLSACSRVYEQTKNQKYYDYIYDYANTLIDSTGTIATYKLSNQNLDMIKSGDVLLFLYPITKEERFLKAMETLNSQLESQPKTSDGGYWHKKRYPYQMWLDGLYMAEPFHTRYAKEYIEDEAQKQKIYNDVVLQFDLIQKHSRDEKSGLLYHGWDESKEQKWANKETGNSQHFWSRGMGWYGMAMVDVLDFLPENHPGREKIITYLNQFAEAITNVQDESGLWWQVLDQGNREGNYLEATGTSMFTYAFAKGVRKGYLDKKYLDVANKAYTALINNLVSVEENGVVNLNKCCAVAGLGGNPYRDGSYEYYIGETIRSNDPKGTGPFIMASLELNK
- a CDS encoding glycoside hydrolase 43 family protein; its protein translation is MKFIKILLSLVIFTTLTFAQNQPPYVSDVWVSDQGNGTYKNPILHADYSDPDVVRVGDDYYMTASSFNTAPGLPILHSKDMVNWKLINYALLEQVPAETFNIPQHGNGVWAPAIRYHKGEIYIFWGDPDFGVYMVKTKDPYGVWDKPILVMEGKGLIDTCPLWDDNGDAYLVHAYAGSRAGVKSLLSVNKMNPEGTKVIDAGIHVYDGHDIDDTIEGSKFYKRNGYYYIFAPAGGVSTGWQVILRSKNVYGPYERKVVLEQGSTKINGPHQGAWVDTPDGESWFYHFQDVDAYGRIVHLQPMSWKNDWPVMGQDFDKNGIGEPVMSHKKPNVGKTYPIETPVETDVFDGFNIGLQWQWQANSNVVWHAKLPGNDYLRLFSIKSVEDSENLWMVPNLLLQKFPAPNFTASTKITLVPEEAKSGKTAGLIIMGMDYATLSISHDDKGYFIKQTEAILAIKGADEKINDEKRLKSNSAYFKVEVSAPDAMCQFLYSENGKKFKKIGKPFKAQPGKWIGAKVGLFSVSAQEAKRGGYADVEYFKITK